The Geomonas agri genome contains the following window.
CCAGATCATCAGCGTGTTCGACCCGGTGAACCACATCCCGGTACCGTCGGCCCTGCTGCCCGAGAACGTGGACCAGCGCTGGGTGCTGGTGCGCAGGCCGGTGGTCATGGTGGGGGGCGAGCTGACCATGAGGATGCTCGACCTTGACTTCAATCGCATCTCCAAGTACTACGAGGCCTCGCTGCAGTTGAAGGCAAACAACGGCATCTTCATCCTGGACGACTTCGGCCGGCAGCAGATCGAACCCCGGGACATACTGAACCGCTGGATCGTCCCCCTGGACCGTCACATCGACTTCATGACCCTGCACACCGGCATGAAGTTCGCGGTTCCCTTCGACATGCTGGTCATCTTCGCCACCAACCTCGACCCGTCCGAGCTTCTGGACGAGGCGTTTTTGCGCAGGATCAGGTACAAGGTGGAGATCGACCGCCCAACGGAAACGGAGTACCACAAGATCTTCAAGATGGTTTGCGCCGCCAACGAGGTCTCCTACAGCCAGGAGGCATACGACTACCTGATAAGTTACTGCTATAAGCAGTACGGCGCCATACCGAACGCGTGTCACCCGCGCGATCTCATAGAGCAGATCATTGTCGAATCACGCTACCACAACCAACCGGCGCGACTGACAAAGGAAAGTATTGAGATGGCATGTTCCAATTATTTTGTTAAAATGGTGACATGACGCAGGCCGTTTGCACTACTCGACTGCCTGGAGGCGGCACAGCGCTGAAGGTTTGAAACATTCCTGGAGGGACTCAGAACACAGCAGTTGGCATCCAATGTCATTCACACCTGTCCGGTTGTCCATGCCATGCGATTTCGTATGAGAGGATGCCATCCGCGGGGGAGAGGACGATGCTGATACGCGTGGTGTACGATGAGTTCCAGAGCGCAAAGGTGCATGACTATCTGCTCGACTCCCTGATCATGCAGCGCAAGATCCTGGGGTTCTTCCGCTCCGACGGCTACGTTCGGGTCGGGCAGGACCGGGTCCGGGGCACGGGCGGCAACTACGTCGGGCACGACCGCAGGCGCGCGCTGAAGGCGGCCTGAGCGGCTGAGCACCACCGGTGCCTGGCCTCCTGTGCAACCTTTCCATTACGGCACTGCCACAGCGGCAGATGCCAGGGGGGCGTTTTGTTACTCGGGACGTCCTTTAAGTGCAACTCTTCTCCGAAGACCCTCGTTTTTAGTTTCCACTCTTTCCACTTTTCCTTTTGATCAGCCAAAGGCAGATCCCTCCTGTCCTCCCTTCGCAATGGGAGGAATGCCGGGGCATCTGCGGCGCTTTGTGTTCTCCCCTCGACGTTGCCCATGTCCACCCACGCAACCTTCTCAGGGAGAACCTCCTCAATCGTGCAGTGCTTGCCCCCCCACAGAGCCTTTTCTTCTCGCTATTGTTGACAGCACAACAAACCACGTTAGATTATAGCTTTCTAATTACAATCACAAATCAAGCCTTAAATACAGTGCAGCACGTTTAACCAGTGAGCGCGACACTACCTCTCGGCAGTGAACGTCAAGGAAGATACCTAGGAGAGGGCGAAAATGAGCATGTTATACCTGTGGCACCCTTCGGTAGGCGCAGACGGAACGGTGGTCGATTTTATACTGACCAGGGGCGACTCCGACCAGGTGGGAGGGGGATCCGAGAGATTCGTGAGTGCCCTCATGGGCGTCCTGGACATACGCGCGGAACTATTGAAGTGGGGCATAAAGCCGTACCTCTGCAACTACTACAGCGAGTACTGGGATGAAGATGGTCGGGAATCCAAGTGGGACTTCGTCTGGCGCGTCACCATCCACTTCCGGGTACAGGTCGCCATTCAGCCGCTCAAGCTGGGCTACCTGGGAATAGACTATATCGACGACTACTCTCCCGAGGTCGAAAGCTACAAGTTCGAGCCCTTCTCCTGCCTCGCCGTAGGTGTCTTCAACTCGGAGCACATGGCCAAGGAGATCGCCCGCAGGGTGATCACCGACAAGGAACTTACGGCGGCGCGCAAGGTGGTGCCGGCACCAGACCCGGTGGTTCAAGTGGTGCGGGTTAACCAAGGGGCATTCCACCTGAGGGCCGCCCTCGGCTCCGGGGATGACAAATTCTTCCTCGGAAGCTACCCGGAGATGGTGCTCTCCTTTCTGCAGGCATCGGGTGCTGTGATCCATGCCCCGGCATAGCCCCCCTCAACAACAAAGCGACGAGGGGGGCAACCTGGAGTCGGCCCTGGACTGGCTAACCCAGCTGGTCACGGGCTATCTGCGGGTGCGACTGCAACAGGCCGAGAAGTACCTCCCCCCTCCCCTGGAGTTTTACAGCGAGGACTCGCCCATCGAGATGTTTATCAAGAGCCAGGATCCCACCCGCGACGAGTTCGCCGTGGTGATGATTGCCCTGGCGCCCCATGTGCACCCTGGGTTCTTCAACAAGATCCTGGGAAGGCTGATCCCCGAGGGGGGCGAGTTTCAGGAATTCGGCGGCGTAACCGGCGCGGACCATCACTCCATCCAGCCGACGGGCGAAACGGCGCAGTTCATCCTGGCCGGGTACGACGTCAGGAAGAGGATCGAGGTGCAGCGCTTCTTCAGCAGCGATCACTGGTTTGCGAAGAAGCGGATCCTCTGGCTGGGCCAGGTGCGTCCCGGTAAACCGGTGATGAGCGGGCGACTCTGTATCGACCCGGAGCTGGTGGAGTGGGTCGGATCATGAACGTGACGCATAACTGCGCGCTGGAGGTACTGGCTGACCAGACGCGACGGCTGGAACCGAAGCGGCTGAAGGCGGCGGTCTTGAGGGAGTATGTGAAGGAGGGGAAGGTTGTGTGAGGAGGGCGCTGTGACAAGGAAGGATGTCCACCCGCCTCTCCCCTTGGGGGAGGGGCGGGGTGAGGGCGAAGCTAGCTAGGCATCATGGTGCCCTCGGCAACTCCCTCACCCGGCCTCCGGCCACCCTCTCCCGAAGGGCGAGGGTACTTCTTAAAACCTCCGGCTGTCGTAGGCCCAATGCAACAGGGCCTGGCGTTGCCTTCTGCGGCAGGTAAGGACTCCTTCGGGGCAATTGTGCCTGATCTGGGCGATGTGCCGGGTCATCGCCTTCCAGCGCTTGATCTGGCGCGCGTCGTCCGGGCACCTACGCCCCATGTAGTAGCGGCAGTACCACTGGAACCAGCCGCGCGGGTCGTCGCTGTAGATCCACCCCTTCTCACGCCAGTAGGAGAGCGGCTTCGATGCGTTGACGCCGAAGAAGTTGTACTCCGGCACATGCCGCTCGTGACAAAGCCGCGCATTTTCGAACCATTCCCTGGGAAACTCATCCTGGCAGTCGGTCATGTACTTGCCGCCGAAGACCCCCATTTCGAGCATCTCTTTCGGTGTCAGGACCGGCTTGAACTCAGGATGAAAGTTCTTTCCCTCCGGTTCGGTCCGGTAATAAACGTAACCCTGCTGCATCATGTCGTTGACGCACACTTTGATTTTTTCCACAGCGACTTGTACTCCCCTGGCAAAGCGGTAAAAATATCCGGACCAAATGTACAATGAGCGGAACGAGTGTCAAGTAGCGGAAATCTGTTGCAGGTGAGGCCGCCGTTTTGATACAACCGCCCCTGTTCCGGTGCAACGCCGCAGCGGACCGGCAATAACCTGTGAGGGAGGCAACGTCGCCATGATCAGCATTGAAGAAGCGCAACAGATCATCCTGAGCCAAATCGGCCCTCTTGAGACGGAGAAGGTCACCGTCTTCCACGCACTGAATCGCATCACTCCGCAGGACCACACCGCCCCGTGGGACATTCCCGCTGCCGACAATTCGGCCATGGACGGGTTCGCCTTTCTCTTCGCCGGGGTAAAGGAAAACCGGCTCCGCGTGTGCGGCTTCCTCCCCGCCGGGGAGGTGCGCGGCGAGCCGGTCCCGCCGGGCGAGGCGGTGAGGATCATGACCGGCGCCCCCGTACCACCGGGATGCGATACCGTGGTCCCCATAGAGGACGTCGAGGAGGACGGAGAGTTCATCGTGCTGCGCGGCAAGGTCAAGCCGGGCGACCACGTGCGGCAGCGCGGCGAGGACATAACGAAAGGCGATGTGGTCATTCCGGCGGGGTCGCTGCTGCGGCCGCAGGAGATCGGCATGCTGTCGGCCATGGGGAGCACCTCGCTCGCCGTGCACCGGCGGGCACGTGTCGCCATCCTCGCCACCGGCGACGAACTGCTGGAACCGGGTTCGACGCCCGAGCCGGGCAAGCTAATCAACAGCAACAGCTACAGCCTTGCGGCCCAGGTTCTCGATGCGGGCGGGGATCCCGTGCTGCTGGGGATAGCCCGGGACACGCTGGAGGCCACCTGCGACAAGATCCGCGCGGGGCTCAACGCCGACTTCCTGGTGATCACCGGCGGCGTCTCGGTAGGGGACCGCGATTTCGTCAAGGCCGCCATCGAGGAGCTCGGAGGGAGCGTCAGCTTCTGGAAAGTGAATATGAAGCCGGGCAAGCCGCTGGCCTTCGCGACCCTGCAGGGGAAACCTATTTTCGCCCTCCCCGGCAACCCGGTCGCCGCCATGGTCTCCTTCGAACTTTTCGTGCGCCCTACCCTGCTCAAGGCGATGGGGCACGCCCGGGTGTTCCGGCCGGTGGTCCGGGCCGAGTTGCAGGAAGCGACCGCAAACAAGGGGAACCGCCCACACCTCGTGCGTGGCATCGTGTCGCGGCAAGCCGACCGCTACCTTGTTTCCACCACGGGGAACCAAAGTTCGGGCCGTCTGTCTTCACTTATCCTCGGCAACGGCCTCATGAAGCTGGCGCCGGAGACATCCTTCGCCGCCGGCACAATGGTTGACGTGATCCTGCTGGACCGCAATTTCGAGATGAACTTGCCGGGGGAGTAACAGCTTCTTTCCGGCATTGATGACGCGCCCTTACCGCCCCTCTCCCTGGGGAGAAGGGAGCACTCGTCCACATATTAGACCTCCCTGCGGCGGAGAGTCTCTCCCGCCGCAGCCTCGCGTCCCTCCCCCCTCCCGTGCAATCCCAACCTGCCATGTTATAATGAGCCCCGAATCCGCCCGGACCTCATTAGTCGAAATTCCATCTCCACTTTTTTGATTTAGGTCAAGAACCTTAACAAACTCCTGTTCTAGAGTCTCCTCTATCCGAAGTGTTTACAACATCGTCCCTGCAGTGCCGCTGGCGCGGCTGCCGGGCGTATCGACACGCTAGAAGCTGAAGGAGAGCATCCATGCCACATTCGCCGTTGACGCCGATTCGTTTTATTGTCGCACTCATGCTGGTAGCAGCCGTTGCGGGGACCGCACTGGCCGACGGGGGAAAGGAGCTCTTCGACAAGCACTGTGCCTCCTGCCACACCATCGGCGGCGGCGATGGCGGCGGCCCGGACTTGAAGGGTGTCGGCACCAAGCACCCGGCCGAGTGGCTGGTGAAGATCATCACCGATCCCGGCAAGCTGACCGCCGAGAAGGATCCCGCCCAGGCGGAACTGGTGAAGAAGTTCGGTTTCGAGATGCCCAATGTCGGGGTAAGCCGCGGCGATGCCGAGAAGATCGTCGCGTTCCTGGGAGGTGGCAACGCGCCCGCGGGTGCCGGCGCCAGCGCGGACAAAGCCGCTCCCGGCGCGGCTCAACCGGCCCAAGCTGAGGCGCCGCAACAAACGGCCGAGGTCGTGGTGACCAAGGAGTTGCTTGCCACCGGCCGAGACCTGTTCACCGGCAAGCAGCGCTTCGCCAAGGGGGGCGCGCCCTGCGTCTCCTGCCACCGATTCGATTACCCCGGCATCTACAGTGGCGCGCTGGCCGCCGACCTCACCAACCTGTACGGCAAGATGGGAGAGACCGGTGTGCGGGGCGTGCTGAAGAGCCTCAGTTTCCCTGTCATGAAGAAGATCTACGCGGACCGCCCGCTGACCGATGAGGAATCCACTGCGCTCACCGCCCTGTTCAAGGACGCCGCCGCCAGAAAGCATCCCGCCACTGACCCGTATCCCGCCATCGGCCTGGGCTTCTTCGCCATCTGCCTTGTCGCCGTCCTGCTGTTCAAGAGGAGAACCAAGTAATGTCACATAACAGGATCAAGGACGACTGCTCCGCGCACAATCGCCAGTGGGAAGAGCTGTACCGGAACCGGGCCCAGTACGACAAGGTGGTGCGCTCCACCCACGGCGTCAACTGTACCGGCGGCTGCAGCTGGATGGTGCACGTGAAGGACGGCATCGTCGGGTGGGAGCTGCAGGCCAACGACTAC
Protein-coding sequences here:
- a CDS encoding GSU3473 family protein; protein product: MLIRVVYDEFQSAKVHDYLLDSLIMQRKILGFFRSDGYVRVGQDRVRGTGGNYVGHDRRRALKAA
- a CDS encoding c-type cytochrome, with translation MPHSPLTPIRFIVALMLVAAVAGTALADGGKELFDKHCASCHTIGGGDGGGPDLKGVGTKHPAEWLVKIITDPGKLTAEKDPAQAELVKKFGFEMPNVGVSRGDAEKIVAFLGGGNAPAGAGASADKAAPGAAQPAQAEAPQQTAEVVVTKELLATGRDLFTGKQRFAKGGAPCVSCHRFDYPGIYSGALAADLTNLYGKMGETGVRGVLKSLSFPVMKKIYADRPLTDEESTALTALFKDAAARKHPATDPYPAIGLGFFAICLVAVLLFKRRTK
- a CDS encoding molybdopterin molybdotransferase MoeA, producing MISIEEAQQIILSQIGPLETEKVTVFHALNRITPQDHTAPWDIPAADNSAMDGFAFLFAGVKENRLRVCGFLPAGEVRGEPVPPGEAVRIMTGAPVPPGCDTVVPIEDVEEDGEFIVLRGKVKPGDHVRQRGEDITKGDVVIPAGSLLRPQEIGMLSAMGSTSLAVHRRARVAILATGDELLEPGSTPEPGKLINSNSYSLAAQVLDAGGDPVLLGIARDTLEATCDKIRAGLNADFLVITGGVSVGDRDFVKAAIEELGGSVSFWKVNMKPGKPLAFATLQGKPIFALPGNPVAAMVSFELFVRPTLLKAMGHARVFRPVVRAELQEATANKGNRPHLVRGIVSRQADRYLVSTTGNQSSGRLSSLILGNGLMKLAPETSFAAGTMVDVILLDRNFEMNLPGE